Proteins from one Mucilaginibacter jinjuensis genomic window:
- a CDS encoding oxidoreductase: MSKVWFITGCSTGFGRELAKEVLGSGYKAAVASRNTDDVKDIVADYPETAIPVKLDVTKPEEIKAAIEQITQKFGSIDVLVNNAGIGYFGAIEESEEDEIRRMFEINFFGLANVTKAVLPIMRKQRSGHILNIASIGGLVGFPAVGFYNATKFAVDGFSEALSKETAPLGIKVTVIAPSGFRTDWAGRSANNSKIVIDDYKETAETNKNNIRGYSGKQPGDPVRAAKAMVAVVESANPPLRLLLGEAALKGARNKLEQLKKDFDTWAETSAGADFPKDEQ, translated from the coding sequence ATGAGTAAAGTATGGTTCATTACAGGCTGCTCCACCGGCTTTGGCAGGGAGTTGGCCAAAGAAGTACTGGGAAGCGGCTATAAAGCGGCAGTGGCTTCGCGCAATACAGATGATGTTAAAGATATCGTAGCAGATTATCCCGAAACTGCTATTCCGGTAAAACTGGATGTTACCAAGCCCGAAGAAATTAAAGCGGCGATAGAACAGATCACCCAAAAGTTCGGCTCTATAGATGTATTGGTTAACAATGCAGGCATCGGCTATTTTGGCGCTATTGAAGAAAGCGAAGAAGATGAGATCCGACGTATGTTCGAGATCAACTTCTTTGGCTTGGCTAACGTAACCAAAGCAGTATTACCTATTATGCGTAAACAACGCAGCGGCCATATCTTAAATATAGCTTCTATCGGTGGCTTGGTTGGCTTCCCGGCTGTAGGTTTTTATAACGCTACTAAATTCGCGGTTGATGGTTTCTCTGAAGCATTATCGAAAGAAACTGCTCCACTTGGTATTAAAGTTACCGTTATTGCACCAAGCGGTTTCCGTACCGATTGGGCTGGCCGTTCTGCTAATAACAGCAAGATTGTGATTGATGATTATAAAGAAACTGCCGAAACCAACAAGAACAACATCCGCGGCTACAGCGGCAAACAACCCGGCGACCCAGTTCGTGCAGCAAAAGCAATGGTTGCAGTTGTTGAATCGGCAAACCCTCCATTGAGGTTACTTTTAGGCGAAGCTGCCCTTAAAGGTGCCCGCAATAAACTGGAACAATTGAAGAAAGATTTTGATACCTGGGCCGAAACCAGCGCAGGTGCCGACTTTCCGAAAGACGAGCAATAA
- the uvrA gene encoding excinuclease ABC subunit UvrA yields MINATEADPQHHIIIKGARVHNLKNIDVAIPKNKLVVITGMSGSGKSSLAFDTLYAEGQRRYVESLSSYARQFLGRMNKPDVDYIRGIAPAIAIEQKVITSNPRSTVGTSTEIYDYLKLLFSRIGHTLSPISGKRVKRDSTTDVINFLTTLPAETQVTILCPLHPHNDRSLKEELAVLMQKGFVRIEYNGVLNRIESILEDESVVNNSLEENQVRIVVDRLSVNTDDETISRMGDSIQTAFFEGRGDCYVRYPHPDTEHETEAFFCDRFELDGIRFEEPSPNFFSFNNPYGACKRCEGYGKIIGIDEDLVIPDKSKTIYEGAIAPWRSEKMREWNDALVKHALKFDFPIHRQYNQLTEAEKAVLWTGNQYFRGLDEFFKELEEQTYKIQYRVILSRYRGKTVCPECKGSRLRKDASYVKISGKSITDIVLMPLDKAREFFDGLELNAHDEKIAKRLLMEITNRLTFLNDVGLSYLTLNRLSNTLSGGESQRINLATSLGSSLVGSVYVLDEPSIGLHPRDTQRLITVLKLLRDAGNTVLVVEHEEEIMQAADYLIDIGPEAGTHGGELIFAGTYDEIIADADSLTGRYLSRREEIEIPAHRRKWSDSIVIKGARENNLQNITAKFPLGVLTVVTGVSGSGKTSLVKRILAPALQKVLGNYNGEQTGAYDTIEGDYSQIEQVELVDQNPIGRSSRSNPVTYVKAWDEIRNLYASQPAAKGSGLKPSAFSFNVEGGRCDVCQGEGEVKIEMQFMADIFLPCEACNGKRFKQNVLDVTYQDKNVSEVLEMTIDNALEFFKKEAKIINKLKPLVDVGLGYVQLGQSSNTLSGGEAQRIKLASFLIKGNNTSKTLFIFDEPTTGLHFADIKKLLKSFDALLDQGNTIIVIEHNMDVIKSADWVIDIGPEGGDKGGKLVFEGLPEDLVNDPDSYTGKFLKERLAE; encoded by the coding sequence ATGATTAACGCAACAGAAGCAGATCCACAACATCATATTATTATAAAAGGTGCCCGGGTGCACAACCTCAAAAATATTGATGTTGCCATCCCTAAAAACAAGTTGGTTGTTATAACCGGCATGTCGGGTTCGGGTAAATCGTCACTGGCTTTTGATACCCTTTATGCCGAAGGCCAGCGCCGTTATGTGGAGAGTTTATCCTCGTACGCCCGCCAGTTTTTAGGCCGGATGAATAAACCCGATGTAGATTATATCCGTGGTATTGCCCCGGCTATTGCTATTGAGCAAAAGGTGATCACATCAAATCCACGTTCTACAGTAGGTACTTCTACAGAGATCTATGATTATCTGAAATTACTGTTCTCGCGTATTGGACATACGCTTTCGCCAATATCTGGCAAAAGAGTAAAAAGGGATAGCACTACAGATGTTATTAATTTTTTAACTACCCTGCCTGCCGAAACACAGGTTACTATATTATGCCCGCTGCATCCGCATAACGACCGCTCTTTGAAAGAAGAGCTGGCTGTATTGATGCAAAAGGGTTTTGTACGTATTGAATATAATGGCGTACTAAACCGTATTGAAAGTATACTGGAAGATGAGAGTGTAGTAAACAATTCACTCGAAGAAAACCAGGTGAGGATTGTGGTCGACCGCCTTTCTGTTAATACTGATGACGAAACCATCAGTCGTATGGGTGATTCAATCCAGACTGCCTTTTTTGAAGGCCGTGGCGATTGCTACGTACGCTACCCGCATCCCGATACCGAGCACGAAACTGAAGCTTTCTTTTGTGACCGTTTCGAGCTGGATGGCATCCGTTTCGAAGAACCTTCGCCAAACTTCTTTAGCTTTAATAATCCTTACGGTGCTTGTAAGCGTTGCGAAGGCTATGGCAAGATTATCGGTATTGATGAGGACCTCGTTATCCCTGATAAAAGTAAAACCATATACGAAGGTGCAATTGCCCCATGGCGTAGTGAAAAAATGCGCGAGTGGAATGATGCATTGGTGAAACATGCATTAAAGTTTGATTTTCCAATCCATCGTCAGTATAACCAATTAACAGAAGCTGAGAAAGCTGTTCTGTGGACTGGTAACCAATATTTCCGCGGGCTGGATGAGTTTTTCAAAGAACTCGAAGAGCAAACCTACAAAATACAATACCGCGTTATTTTATCGCGTTACCGTGGTAAAACCGTTTGCCCTGAATGTAAGGGAAGCCGTTTGCGTAAGGATGCATCGTATGTAAAAATATCGGGCAAATCAATTACCGATATTGTATTGATGCCTTTAGATAAAGCACGCGAGTTTTTCGATGGGTTGGAATTAAATGCCCACGACGAAAAAATTGCCAAGCGCTTATTAATGGAGATAACCAATCGCCTTACTTTCTTAAATGATGTGGGTTTGAGTTATTTAACACTTAACCGTTTATCAAATACGCTATCGGGGGGGGAATCGCAGCGGATTAACCTCGCTACTTCACTGGGTAGTAGTTTGGTGGGGTCGGTATATGTGCTGGATGAGCCAAGTATCGGTTTGCACCCGCGCGATACCCAGAGATTAATTACTGTGCTCAAATTACTGCGCGATGCCGGTAACACGGTATTGGTGGTTGAGCACGAAGAAGAAATTATGCAGGCTGCAGATTACCTGATTGATATTGGCCCCGAAGCCGGTACACATGGCGGTGAACTGATTTTTGCAGGTACGTATGATGAGATCATTGCTGATGCAGATAGTTTGACCGGACGATATTTGAGTCGCCGTGAGGAGATCGAAATCCCGGCACATCGCCGTAAGTGGAGCGACTCTATTGTTATAAAAGGAGCAAGGGAAAATAATCTCCAGAATATTACTGCGAAATTTCCATTGGGTGTGCTTACCGTAGTTACCGGTGTATCTGGCTCTGGTAAAACCAGTTTGGTGAAACGTATTTTAGCCCCTGCTTTACAAAAAGTATTGGGTAACTATAATGGCGAACAAACCGGTGCTTACGATACTATTGAAGGAGATTACAGCCAGATAGAACAGGTTGAATTGGTAGATCAAAACCCGATCGGTCGTTCGTCACGCTCAAACCCGGTAACGTATGTAAAGGCCTGGGACGAGATCCGTAACCTGTATGCCTCTCAGCCTGCAGCCAAAGGCTCTGGCTTGAAACCTTCTGCATTCTCTTTTAACGTAGAGGGCGGCCGTTGCGATGTTTGTCAGGGCGAGGGTGAGGTTAAAATTGAAATGCAGTTTATGGCCGACATATTTTTGCCTTGCGAAGCCTGCAACGGCAAACGCTTTAAGCAAAATGTGTTGGATGTAACTTACCAGGATAAAAACGTATCAGAAGTATTGGAGATGACCATCGACAATGCTTTGGAATTCTTCAAAAAAGAAGCGAAAATCATCAATAAGCTGAAACCGTTGGTTGATGTTGGTTTGGGTTACGTGCAGTTAGGGCAATCGTCAAATACCTTGTCAGGTGGAGAGGCTCAGCGGATCAAATTAGCATCGTTCCTTATCAAGGGTAATAACACGAGCAAAACGCTATTCATATTTGATGAGCCGACCACAGGCTTGCACTTTGCAGATATTAAGAAATTATTGAAATCGTTTGATGCGCTGTTAGATCAGGGTAATACCATTATTGTTATTGAACACAATATGGATGTGATTAAAAGTGCAGACTGGGTAATTGATATTGGCCCCGAAGGTGGCGATAAAGGTGGTAAGCTGGTATTTGAAGGTTTACCCGAAGACTTGGTGAATGATCCGGATTCTTATACCGGTAAGTTCCTGAAGGAGCGTTTGGCTGAGTAA
- the recA gene encoding recombinase RecA: MSNPDKLKALQLTLDKLEKSYGKGTIMKLGDNTIEPMEAISTGSISLDIALGIGGLPKGRIIEIYGPESSGKTTLAIHAIAECQKKGGIAAFIDAEHAFDRFYAKKLGVDVENLLISQPDNGEQALEIADNLIRSGAIDIIVIDSVAALVPKSEIEGEMGDSKMGLHARLMSQALRKLTGTISKTGCCCIFINQLRDKIGVMFGNPETTTGGNALKFYASVRLDVRRISQIKDTDEVSGNRVKVKIVKNKIAPPFRIAEFDIMFGEGISKAGEIIDLGVDYNIIKKAGSWFSYGDTRLGQGRDAVKQLILDNPELAEELEEKIKASVTADKLAEA, translated from the coding sequence ATGAGCAACCCGGATAAATTGAAAGCATTGCAGCTTACCTTAGATAAGCTGGAAAAGTCGTATGGCAAAGGAACCATCATGAAATTAGGCGACAATACCATTGAACCAATGGAGGCCATTTCAACCGGTTCTATTAGTTTGGATATTGCACTCGGCATTGGCGGTTTGCCTAAAGGCCGTATTATTGAAATATATGGACCAGAGTCATCTGGTAAAACAACTTTGGCTATTCATGCAATTGCAGAATGTCAGAAAAAAGGCGGCATCGCAGCGTTTATTGATGCGGAGCATGCTTTCGACCGTTTCTACGCTAAGAAACTGGGCGTAGATGTTGAGAACCTTTTAATCTCACAACCAGATAACGGAGAGCAAGCATTGGAAATTGCTGATAACCTGATCCGCTCTGGCGCTATCGATATTATCGTAATTGACTCTGTGGCAGCCCTGGTTCCCAAAAGCGAAATTGAAGGGGAAATGGGCGATTCTAAAATGGGTTTACATGCCCGTTTAATGTCGCAAGCCTTACGTAAGCTTACCGGTACCATCAGCAAAACCGGATGTTGCTGTATCTTCATCAATCAATTACGTGATAAGATCGGTGTAATGTTTGGTAACCCTGAGACTACCACCGGTGGTAATGCCCTTAAATTCTACGCTTCGGTACGTTTGGATGTACGCCGTATCTCTCAAATTAAAGATACCGACGAGGTTTCTGGTAACCGCGTAAAAGTTAAGATCGTTAAAAATAAAATTGCCCCTCCTTTCCGTATTGCCGAGTTCGACATTATGTTTGGCGAAGGTATTTCTAAAGCAGGTGAAATCATTGACCTGGGTGTTGATTATAACATCATTAAAAAAGCAGGTTCATGGTTTAGCTATGGCGATACCCGCTTGGGCCAGGGCCGTGATGCGGTTAAACAACTCATCCTGGATAACCCTGAATTAGCCGAGGAACTGGAAGAAAAAATCAAAGCATCTGTTACTGCCGATAAACTGGCAGAAGCATAG
- a CDS encoding RNA polymerase sigma factor: MDFQLKSDQELIHLYVAGDESGLVELIRRYQSKIYTSIYLLVKDQYLAEDIFQDTFIKVINTLKAGKYNEEGKFLPWVTRIGHNLVIDHFRREKRTPLVSNGEDFDIFEVLGHYDESTEDKMVREQTHKDLKTLIHLLPAEQKEVLIMRHYGDLSFKEIADITDVSINTALGRMRYALNNLRKMMQTKELSLKN, from the coding sequence ATGGATTTTCAATTGAAAAGTGATCAGGAATTAATCCATCTATATGTTGCGGGTGATGAGAGTGGGCTGGTTGAATTAATTCGCCGCTATCAATCCAAAATATACACTTCCATTTATTTACTGGTAAAAGATCAATATCTGGCCGAAGATATCTTTCAGGATACGTTTATTAAGGTAATTAATACCCTTAAGGCTGGGAAATACAACGAAGAAGGTAAATTTTTACCCTGGGTTACCCGCATTGGCCATAACCTGGTGATTGACCATTTCCGCCGAGAAAAACGCACACCTTTAGTTAGCAATGGCGAAGACTTTGACATTTTTGAAGTATTGGGCCATTACGATGAAAGTACCGAAGATAAAATGGTGCGTGAGCAAACTCATAAAGACTTAAAAACATTAATCCACCTGTTACCTGCCGAGCAGAAAGAAGTGTTGATTATGCGCCATTACGGCGATTTAAGCTTTAAAGAAATAGCCGATATAACTGATGTAAGCATAAATACAGCCTTGGGCCGTATGCGTTATGCACTTAATAACCTGCGTAAAATGATGCAGACAAAAGAGTTGAGTTTAAAAAACTAA
- the tsaD gene encoding tRNA (adenosine(37)-N6)-threonylcarbamoyltransferase complex transferase subunit TsaD gives MPVILGIESSCDETSAAICADGVMLSNIIANQTIHEAYGGVVPELASRVHQQNIIPAVQQAIINAKVSKNDIDAVAFTRGPGLLGSLLVGVSFAKAFALAQNIPLIDINHMQAHILAHFIADDKPQFPFLCLTVSGGHTQIVLVKNYFDMEIVGQTQDDAAGEALDKTSKVLGLPYPGGPLIDKYARLGNPDAFKFPEPQIPNYDFSFSGLKTSILYFIRDNEIKNPNFVQENMPDICASVEKRIVTILLNKLEKAAIAYGVKHIALAGGVSANTGLRLGIQQLADKHNWKSFIPAFQYCTDNAAMIAIAGHYKFLQGEFVGQQVAPLARMPF, from the coding sequence GTGCCTGTAATATTAGGAATCGAATCTTCTTGCGATGAAACCTCTGCCGCCATTTGTGCAGACGGCGTAATGCTGAGCAATATTATTGCCAATCAAACAATTCACGAAGCTTACGGCGGCGTAGTGCCTGAGCTTGCTTCGCGGGTTCATCAACAAAATATTATTCCTGCTGTACAACAAGCTATAATAAACGCAAAAGTAAGCAAAAATGATATTGATGCAGTAGCTTTTACGCGCGGACCAGGCCTTTTAGGGTCATTATTAGTAGGCGTATCTTTTGCCAAGGCGTTTGCCCTTGCTCAAAATATTCCGCTTATTGATATTAACCACATGCAGGCCCATATTTTAGCTCATTTCATTGCTGATGATAAACCCCAATTCCCCTTCTTATGTTTGACCGTTTCGGGCGGCCACACACAAATAGTTTTAGTAAAAAACTATTTCGATATGGAAATTGTGGGGCAAACCCAGGATGATGCCGCCGGCGAGGCGCTGGATAAGACCAGTAAAGTGCTTGGTTTACCTTACCCGGGTGGACCACTTATTGATAAGTATGCGCGTTTGGGTAATCCTGACGCTTTTAAATTTCCAGAGCCGCAGATCCCAAATTACGATTTCAGCTTTAGCGGGTTGAAGACTTCGATCTTGTATTTTATCCGTGATAACGAGATAAAGAACCCCAACTTTGTTCAGGAGAATATGCCGGATATTTGTGCTTCGGTAGAAAAACGGATTGTAACCATTTTACTTAATAAACTGGAGAAAGCTGCTATTGCTTATGGCGTAAAACACATTGCCCTGGCAGGTGGAGTATCGGCCAATACAGGCTTGCGTTTAGGCATACAACAACTGGCTGATAAGCATAACTGGAAAAGCTTTATCCCTGCATTTCAATATTGTACCGACAATGCCGCCATGATTGCCATTGCAGGCCACTATAAGTTTTTGCAAGGCGAATTTGTTGGTCAGCAGGTTGCGCCATTGGCGAGAATGCCATTTTGA
- the nth gene encoding endonuclease III, which produces MLKQERYRHFVDYFSKNQPNAVTELHYSNPFELLIAVILSAQCTDKRINQITPSLFERYPTPESLAESTVEEIFSYIRSVSYPNNKAKHLSGMGQMLVEKFNSEVPNNMEDLQKLPGVGRKTANVIVSVIFDVPAIAVDTHVFRVSNRIGLTTNARTPLAVEKQLIEHLPKSTLSVAHHWLILHGRYICVARKPKCEICPLTYFCKYYEKNNTESALLKAEAAKQKKLEAAKKKKQNAATHKALKKISVDKNV; this is translated from the coding sequence ATGCTTAAACAAGAACGTTACCGCCACTTTGTTGATTATTTTTCGAAGAACCAGCCCAATGCAGTTACAGAACTGCACTACTCGAACCCTTTCGAACTGCTGATAGCGGTAATCCTGTCGGCACAATGCACCGATAAACGCATTAACCAGATCACCCCTTCCCTTTTTGAACGTTACCCCACGCCAGAGTCACTGGCCGAATCGACCGTTGAAGAAATTTTCTCTTACATCCGCAGTGTAAGCTATCCTAATAACAAGGCCAAGCACCTATCGGGTATGGGCCAGATGCTGGTAGAGAAATTCAACAGCGAGGTCCCTAATAATATGGAAGATCTGCAAAAGCTTCCGGGTGTTGGCCGCAAAACGGCTAACGTTATTGTCTCTGTTATCTTTGACGTTCCGGCAATTGCGGTAGACACTCACGTTTTTCGCGTATCTAATCGAATAGGTTTAACTACTAATGCACGCACACCACTGGCGGTAGAAAAGCAGCTGATAGAGCATCTGCCAAAATCAACGCTAAGCGTAGCTCACCACTGGTTGATACTACATGGCCGCTATATTTGTGTAGCACGTAAACCTAAATGCGAAATATGCCCCCTCACCTATTTTTGCAAATACTACGAGAAAAATAATACAGAAAGCGCCCTATTAAAAGCAGAAGCTGCTAAACAAAAGAAACTGGAAGCCGCCAAAAAGAAAAAGCAAAATGCAGCTACACATAAGGCATTGAAGAAGATTAGTGTGGATAAGAATGTTTGA